In Oryza brachyantha chromosome 1, ObraRS2, whole genome shotgun sequence, the following are encoded in one genomic region:
- the LOC102707630 gene encoding TLC domain-containing protein 2, which produces MPASIAWAVRQGNRGAIVQCGSPLATTTNPMPPPHRAGAGGGGGGRDASAFFAATLVLWAVSVGFEIGARGRRELAPVAAGFAFFQAANAAVRAAVSRDPLFVNTAVSLLHSSLTSASVIFVLVNRWHNKDLKNMFEHEELFGGSWVGAYSALCFSCGYFAYDQLDMLRYRLYSGWIPGILMHHLILLICFTLALYRNVTINYLILTLVCELHSVFLHIRKLRRMAGFRDYNRKIVKLEWVLNWTTFVSARVVCHILITYKLIIDAHKFANGIELPLALFGMAGMNLLNIFLGFDLVKAYTRERNQQIHQD; this is translated from the exons ATGCCGGCATCAATCGCGTGGGCCGTGCGGCAAGGGAACAGAGGCGCTATCGTGCAGTGCGGTTCTCCGCTCGCCACGACGACGAACCCCATGCCTCCGCCCCATCGCGccggagcgggcggcggcggcgggggccgcGACGCGAGCGCGTTCTTCGCGGCGACGCTGGTGCTGTGGGCGGTGTCGGTGGGGTTCGAGATCGgggcgcgcggccggcgggagctggcGCCCGTGGCCGCCGGGTTCGCCTTCTTCCAGGCCGCCAacgccgccgtccgcgccgccgtctcccgcGACCCGCTCTTCGTCAACACCGCCGTGTCGCTCCTGCACTCCTCTCTCACGTCCGCCTCCG TTATCTTTGTTCTTGTCAACCGATGGCATAATAAGGACCTCAAGAACATGTTTGAGCATGAAGAATTATTTGGTGGCAGTTGGGTTGGAGCATATTCTGCTTTGTGCTTTTCTTGTGGTTACTTTGCTTATGACCAATTAGATATGCTTCGTTACCGACTGTACAGTGGATGGATTCCTGGAATTCTCATGCACCACCTGATCCTGCTCATTTGCTTTACACTAGCTCTATATCGGAATGTGACAATCAACTACCTAATTCTCACTCTTGTATGCGAG CTGCATTCCGTATTTTTGCACATAAGGAAATTGAGGCGAATGGCTGGATTTCGGGATTACAACagaaaaattgtgaaactGGAATGGGTTCTCAACTGGACTACATTTGTATCAGCAAGGGTGGTGTGCCACATACTGATTACATACAAACTGATCATCGATGCCCACAAGTTTGCTAATGGAATTGAGCTTCCTCTAGCTTTATTTGGCATGGCAGGGATGAATCTGCTCAACATATTCTTAGGATTTGATCTAGTGAAAGCTTACACACGTGAGAGAAATCAGCAGATACATCAGGACTGA
- the LOC102707914 gene encoding photosystem II 22 kDa protein 1, chloroplastic produces the protein MAQSMLVSGANGTVAAASSRLQAVRATAPFSRLVLSSSAASRPSRRAVSVKTLALFGKSKAKAAPARKAEPKPKFKTEDGIFGTSGGIGFTKENELFVGRVAMLGFAASILGEAITGKGILAQLNLETGIPIYEAEPLLLFFILFTLLGAIGALGDRGSFVDDPPTGLDKAVIAPGKGFRAALGLSEDGPLFGFTKANELFVGRLAQLGIAFSIIGEIITGKGALAQLNIETGVPINEIEPLVIFNVLFFFVAAINPGTGKFVIGEDEE, from the exons ATGGCGCAGTCGATGCTCGTGTCCGGCGCCAATGGCACGGTGGCCGCGGCCAGCAGCAGGCTGCAGGCCGTgcgcgcgacggcgccgtTCTCGCGGCTCGTcctgtcgtcgtcggcggcgtcgcggccgtcgcggcgcgcGGTGTCCGTCAAGACGCTGGCGCTGTTCGGCAAATCCAAGGCCAAGGCCGCGCCCGCAAGAAAG GCTGAGCCGAAGCCCAAGTTCAAGACCGAGGACGGCATCTTCGGCACGTCCGGTGGGATCGGTTTCACCAAGGAGAACGAGCTGTTCGTCGGCCGTGTTGCCATGCTTGGATTTGCC GCGTCGATCCTGGGGGAGGCCATCACCGGGAAGGGCATCCTGGCGCAGCTGAACCTCGAGACGGGCATCCCGATCTACGAGGCGgagcccctcctcctcttcttcatcCTCTTCACCCTCCTCGGCGCCATCGGCGCGCTCGGCGACCGCGGCAGCTTCGTCGACGACCCGCCGACGGGGCTCGACAAGGCCGTCATCGCCCCCGGCAAGGGCTTCCGCGCCGCGCTGGGGCTCAGCGAGGACGGCCCGCTGTTCGGCTTCACCAAGGCCAACGAGCTGTTCGTCGGCCGGCTGGCGCAGCTCGGCATCGCCTTCTCCATCATCGGCGAGATCATCACCGGCAAGGGCGCCCTCGCGCAGCTCAACATCGAGACCGGCGTCCCCATCAACGAGATCGAGCCGCTCGTCATATTCAAcgtcctcttcttcttcgtcgccgccatcaACCCCGGCACCGGCAAGTTCGTCATCGGCGAAGACGAAGAGTAG